A stretch of the Psychroserpens sp. Hel_I_66 genome encodes the following:
- a CDS encoding SLC13 family permease: MTLTQRIGLVLGPTLFTSILLFFKPEGLSPQGIAVLASTAWIAVWWITEAIPIAVTALLPIVLFPLSGGLDLSTTTSAFGHKYVFLYLGGFIIAIAIEKWNLHKRIALNIINIIGSDIRKIILGFMVATAFLSMWISNTATSVMMLPIGIAIIKQLKDNPNTIENENSIFGKSLMLAIAYSASIGGIATLIGTPPNLVLAGVVEDIYGYEITFSQWFIFGFPISILLLFICWKYLTRYAFKFTQTEFPGGKQEIKRLLKTLGNITYEEKVVAITFAITAFCWITRSFLLNGFLPALDDTIIAVFFAILLFLIPAKNKKEQIINWEEVVKLPWGIILLFGGGMALAQGFQTSGLAEWIGNQMTLFAGITTILLILLLVAAVNFLTEITSNLATTAMLLPVLAPMAITVDIHPFILMVGAAVAASCAFMLPVATPPNAVVFGSGYLRIPDMVSKGIVMNIISIIVVTLFVYFVLPELWGIVVEGFPSEIGKLDDRL; the protein is encoded by the coding sequence ATGACGCTCACCCAACGTATCGGACTTGTTCTTGGACCAACGCTATTCACCTCAATCCTGCTATTTTTTAAACCCGAAGGCTTATCGCCTCAAGGCATAGCTGTTCTTGCATCAACCGCTTGGATCGCTGTCTGGTGGATTACAGAAGCCATACCGATTGCTGTCACAGCATTACTACCAATTGTTTTATTTCCGTTATCTGGTGGGTTGGATTTATCCACCACAACCAGTGCTTTTGGGCACAAATATGTATTTCTTTATTTAGGTGGATTTATCATCGCCATTGCCATAGAAAAATGGAATCTCCACAAACGCATCGCACTCAATATCATAAACATCATTGGTAGCGATATACGTAAAATCATTCTAGGTTTTATGGTGGCTACCGCGTTTTTATCGATGTGGATTTCAAACACCGCAACTTCAGTAATGATGCTCCCAATTGGGATTGCCATCATTAAACAACTTAAGGACAATCCAAATACCATTGAAAACGAAAATTCTATCTTCGGAAAATCACTCATGCTCGCCATCGCTTATAGTGCCTCCATTGGTGGAATAGCAACTTTAATAGGCACACCACCAAATCTCGTGTTAGCTGGTGTTGTAGAAGATATTTATGGTTACGAAATTACGTTTTCGCAATGGTTCATATTTGGATTCCCAATTTCGATACTGTTGCTTTTTATCTGTTGGAAATATCTCACACGCTACGCATTTAAGTTCACACAAACCGAATTTCCTGGCGGAAAACAAGAAATAAAAAGACTCCTAAAAACTTTAGGAAACATAACCTACGAAGAAAAAGTGGTCGCTATTACGTTCGCTATCACAGCTTTTTGCTGGATTACACGTTCCTTTTTATTAAACGGTTTTTTACCAGCTCTAGACGACACTATAATAGCTGTTTTTTTTGCTATCCTTTTATTTTTAATTCCAGCAAAGAACAAAAAAGAGCAAATCATCAATTGGGAAGAAGTTGTCAAATTACCTTGGGGAATTATTCTCCTTTTTGGTGGCGGAATGGCTCTTGCGCAAGGATTTCAAACCAGCGGATTAGCAGAATGGATTGGAAACCAAATGACACTATTTGCTGGCATCACAACTATTTTACTCATACTTTTATTAGTAGCTGCAGTCAATTTTTTAACCGAAATTACCTCAAATCTCGCCACCACAGCAATGCTCTTACCAGTTTTAGCTCCAATGGCAATTACGGTAGACATCCATCCCTTTATTTTAATGGTTGGCGCGGCAGTAGCAGCATCTTGTGCATTTATGTTACCTGTTGCAACACCTCCAAATGCAGTGGTTTTTGGCTCTGGTTATTTGCGCATTCCCGATATGGTAAGCAAAGGTATTGTGATGAATATCATCTCCATAATCGTTGTAACGCTGTTTGTGTATTTTGTTTTGCCAGAACTTTGGGGCATTGTGGTTGAAGGGTTTCCTTCGGAAATTGGAAAATTAGACGATAGACTATAA
- a CDS encoding YheT family hydrolase — protein MPILQSTFKPLFQFKNGFVSTVYSGILRKVKIEQKRERIETRDEDFLDLDWSYSAEKSNQVIILLHGLEGHAQRPYVTATAKLFNQNGVDAVCMNFRGCSGEDNRFYHSYHSGATKDLDDIVQHCIKNKNYSKIYIKGISLGGNVVLKYLGEDRVLPQEIKAGIGISVPVHLDGSSTELQKLKNRPFAIRFRKHLIDKLKIKQKQFPEQLKDEHLKTLKTLRAFDDFYTSKAHGFKDALDYYTKSSSLQFLPNIKVPTLIINALNDSFLSSECYPVKEAKHNDNLYLEMPNYGGHVGFIQKGDVYYNEKRALEFVRQFDTHN, from the coding sequence ATGCCAATTTTACAATCCACTTTCAAACCTTTATTTCAATTCAAAAACGGATTCGTTTCAACGGTATATTCTGGGATTTTGCGTAAAGTGAAAATAGAACAAAAAAGAGAGCGCATTGAAACTCGTGATGAAGATTTTTTGGATTTGGATTGGAGTTATTCCGCAGAAAAATCAAACCAAGTCATCATACTTCTTCACGGACTTGAAGGTCACGCACAACGACCTTATGTTACAGCAACAGCAAAGCTTTTTAACCAAAATGGAGTGGATGCGGTTTGTATGAATTTTAGAGGTTGTAGCGGTGAGGATAACCGGTTTTATCATAGTTATCATTCTGGCGCAACAAAAGATTTGGATGATATAGTTCAACATTGTATTAAAAACAAAAACTACTCAAAAATCTATATTAAGGGCATTAGCTTAGGCGGTAATGTGGTATTAAAATATTTAGGAGAGGATAGGGTTTTACCACAGGAAATTAAAGCAGGCATTGGGATTTCTGTCCCTGTTCATTTAGATGGGTCTTCAACCGAATTACAGAAACTTAAAAACAGACCATTTGCGATTCGATTTAGAAAACATTTAATCGATAAATTAAAAATTAAGCAAAAACAATTTCCAGAACAACTGAAAGACGAACACCTTAAAACCTTAAAAACCTTGAGAGCCTTTGACGATTTTTACACCTCAAAAGCGCACGGTTTTAAAGATGCTTTGGATTATTACACCAAATCCAGTAGCCTACAATTTTTACCCAACATCAAAGTGCCCACCTTAATCATAAATGCCTTAAACGATTCTTTTTTATCTTCGGAATGCTACCCAGTCAAAGAAGCTAAACACAATGATAATTTGTATTTGGAAATGCCAAATTATGGAGGTCATGTTGGTTTTATTCAAAAAGGCGATGTATATTACAACGAGAAAAGAGCCTTAGAATTTGTAAGGCAATTTGATACCCATAACTAA
- a CDS encoding acetyl-CoA carboxylase biotin carboxylase subunit family protein translates to MTKKLIILGGNPETAILVKTAMSMGIYIIVVDPNPLSPAKQIADESYDIEVFNVDEVVNLAKRLKVDGVLVGVADILVAPYKKICEKLNFHCYVTEEAVDAFCSKDGFKRYCIVHNIQDIPGIYISETESIENTQQMKFPVMIKPVDNGGGVGMKICRDEDDYKNSVKTALKFSKKGVVLVERYMDCDDMAAYYTFKDGKAYLSAISDRFTTKKQGDSSPVCIGAIFPSKYTEQFVKEVNPKLTKFFESLDVQNGVLNLQFFVEDGVFYAYDPGFRLQGEAPHLPIAHINGFDHREMLVNFALTGNFGGDDFVTKNDFRFKGKIACTIWVLLKGGEIDAIKGLEQIQNDDNVIFVLDRFKTGDIVTAEMLGTEKQVFSRIYLVADNITDINKKIVEFRNLLKITDDKGQDMILQWMDTFDEADYRK, encoded by the coding sequence ATGACAAAAAAACTTATTATTCTTGGCGGAAACCCAGAAACAGCGATTTTGGTAAAAACAGCGATGTCAATGGGAATATATATAATTGTCGTTGATCCTAATCCGCTTTCTCCTGCAAAACAAATTGCAGACGAAAGTTATGACATAGAAGTTTTCAATGTAGACGAAGTCGTTAATTTAGCAAAAAGACTTAAAGTTGATGGTGTTTTGGTTGGCGTTGCCGATATATTGGTCGCACCTTACAAAAAAATATGTGAAAAGTTAAATTTTCATTGCTATGTCACAGAAGAAGCTGTTGATGCATTTTGTAGCAAGGATGGTTTTAAAAGATATTGTATAGTACATAATATTCAGGATATACCAGGAATTTACATAAGTGAGACAGAAAGTATTGAGAATACTCAACAAATGAAATTCCCAGTAATGATTAAGCCTGTTGATAATGGTGGTGGTGTTGGCATGAAGATTTGCAGAGACGAAGATGATTATAAAAACTCAGTTAAAACTGCTTTAAAATTCTCTAAAAAAGGAGTGGTGTTAGTAGAGAGATATATGGATTGTGATGACATGGCTGCTTATTATACCTTTAAGGATGGCAAAGCTTACCTATCTGCAATTTCAGATCGATTTACAACTAAAAAACAAGGTGACTCAAGTCCCGTTTGCATTGGAGCTATATTTCCATCTAAATATACCGAGCAATTTGTAAAAGAGGTCAACCCTAAATTAACCAAGTTTTTTGAATCTTTAGATGTCCAAAACGGTGTATTAAATCTTCAGTTCTTTGTTGAAGATGGTGTCTTTTATGCTTACGATCCAGGTTTTAGGTTACAAGGTGAAGCACCTCACCTACCCATTGCTCACATTAATGGTTTTGACCACAGAGAAATGCTCGTCAATTTTGCACTTACCGGTAATTTTGGTGGTGATGATTTTGTAACTAAAAATGACTTTAGATTTAAAGGAAAAATCGCCTGTACCATTTGGGTGCTATTAAAAGGCGGAGAAATAGATGCAATTAAAGGTTTAGAGCAAATTCAAAATGATGACAATGTTATTTTTGTACTAGACAGATTTAAAACTGGTGATATTGTTACTGCTGAAATGTTAGGCACCGAAAAACAAGTCTTCTCAAGAATATACCTCGTTGCAGACAACATAACAGACATCAATAAAAAAATTGTTGAATTTAGGAATCTACTAAAGATTACAGATGACAAAGGACAGGATATGATCCTTCAATGGATGGATACTTTTGATGAAGCGGATTATAGAAAGTAA
- a CDS encoding aldose epimerase family protein yields MSTLKTAIISNANGMELHVSNFGAAIISLKVPNKQGAFTEVVVGLSSPLDYLKDDYLDQNRCLGSSIGRYAGRISGGGYKIDGIFYKLSQREHQHLHGGFKGFDKRYWDFESVERNENPTIKLSYESAHLEEGHPGHLKVTVTYQITENNELIITYNAQTDKPTHVNLTNHSYFNLCGNGTILNHKLQIASNRYLEVDENTLPTGRIVSSEGTIMDRRQLDIINKNGFKGYDDTFMLSSEVSCAKLICEETGIEMIVDTNQPALVVFTPQNFDNLSLKEGLKYSDYPAICFEAQNYPDAPNHMDFPSSLLQPSEVYENITSFKFSIIH; encoded by the coding sequence ATGTCAACCCTAAAAACCGCAATAATTTCCAACGCCAATGGGATGGAACTCCACGTTTCCAATTTTGGTGCTGCCATCATTAGTTTGAAAGTGCCAAATAAACAGGGAGCTTTTACCGAAGTTGTTGTTGGTCTATCCTCACCATTAGATTATTTAAAAGATGATTATCTCGATCAAAATCGATGTTTGGGCAGTTCTATTGGTAGATATGCTGGTCGAATTTCGGGAGGTGGTTATAAGATAGATGGGATATTTTATAAATTGTCACAACGTGAGCATCAGCATTTGCATGGTGGTTTTAAAGGATTTGATAAACGCTACTGGGATTTTGAGAGCGTAGAGCGCAATGAGAATCCTACCATAAAATTATCGTATGAAAGCGCACATTTAGAAGAAGGTCATCCAGGACATTTAAAAGTTACTGTCACCTATCAAATCACCGAAAATAACGAGCTCATCATTACTTACAATGCCCAAACCGATAAGCCTACACACGTCAATCTAACAAACCATTCCTATTTTAATCTCTGCGGAAATGGAACCATTTTAAACCATAAACTCCAAATAGCAAGCAATCGTTATTTAGAGGTAGATGAAAACACGCTTCCAACTGGAAGGATTGTATCTTCGGAAGGAACGATAATGGATCGACGACAACTTGACATCATAAATAAAAACGGATTTAAAGGTTACGACGATACCTTTATGTTATCGTCGGAAGTGTCTTGTGCAAAGCTCATTTGCGAAGAAACAGGAATCGAAATGATTGTAGACACAAACCAACCAGCACTTGTGGTTTTTACACCTCAAAATTTTGATAATCTATCGCTAAAGGAAGGTTTAAAATACAGTGATTATCCTGCTATTTGTTTTGAAGCCCAAAATTATCCTGATGCGCCAAACCATATGGATTTTCCCTCCTCATTATTGCAACCCAGTGAAGTTTATGAGAATATCACAAGTTTTAAATTTTCTATAATTCATTAG
- a CDS encoding glycosyltransferase family 2 protein — MNNIKISVIVPVFRIEKYLPTCVVSLLEQSFHDFELILVDDGSQDSSPQICDDFAKKDSRIQVIHKENGGLLSARKEGLKNASGKYIAFVDGDDWVDKYYLDTLFKLAEANDADLVETGHFREFDGKIETIKPKLAGVYNAKDIATEIMPKAIYNGDFCEHGISTYVWNKLFKRELLELILFDVPNDIVMGEDAAITYSYLAISKGLVISKIPLYYYRQRFDSIVKSIEDPQTEFYRLGLLMSFLKTKLSHILDSEILNNQIKLYLYSQILVRCGGIILNDEGDIIFNPFVKAKRHSKIVVYSSGSFGQHILSTNKKTDFFEIVKWIDLDFHKLNINGNSVQPISSIKNDEFDFLIIATINPSIYNAIKIELGLMGINNSKVLKINTNEIDIDTLLAEIGFNKDFEFKKNATI, encoded by the coding sequence ATGAATAACATTAAAATTAGTGTCATTGTTCCTGTTTTTCGAATTGAAAAATACTTACCCACTTGTGTGGTTAGTCTTTTGGAACAATCTTTTCACGATTTTGAACTCATTCTTGTTGACGACGGAAGCCAAGATAGTTCTCCCCAAATTTGTGATGATTTCGCAAAAAAAGATAGCAGAATCCAAGTCATTCATAAAGAAAATGGAGGATTATTAAGCGCCAGAAAAGAAGGATTGAAGAATGCTTCAGGAAAATATATTGCTTTTGTAGATGGAGATGATTGGGTAGATAAATACTATTTAGACACCCTCTTTAAACTTGCAGAAGCCAATGATGCAGATTTAGTTGAAACTGGCCACTTTAGAGAGTTTGACGGAAAAATAGAAACCATCAAACCTAAATTAGCTGGTGTTTATAATGCTAAAGATATCGCAACTGAAATCATGCCTAAGGCCATCTATAATGGTGACTTTTGCGAGCATGGTATATCAACATATGTATGGAACAAACTTTTTAAAAGAGAGTTATTAGAATTAATTCTTTTTGATGTGCCAAATGATATTGTAATGGGAGAAGATGCTGCTATTACCTATTCCTATTTAGCCATCTCAAAAGGACTTGTAATAAGTAAAATCCCATTATATTATTACAGACAAAGATTTGATTCCATCGTAAAGTCAATAGAAGACCCACAAACAGAATTCTACAGACTAGGTTTACTAATGAGCTTTTTAAAAACGAAACTTAGCCATATTCTAGATTCAGAGATCCTTAATAATCAAATCAAATTATACCTCTATTCTCAAATATTAGTAAGATGTGGCGGAATTATACTCAACGACGAGGGAGACATTATTTTCAATCCCTTTGTTAAAGCTAAAAGACATTCTAAAATCGTGGTATATAGTTCTGGTTCTTTTGGACAACACATTTTATCCACAAATAAAAAAACAGATTTTTTTGAAATCGTAAAATGGATAGACCTTGATTTTCATAAGCTCAATATAAATGGAAACTCCGTACAGCCTATTAGTTCTATTAAAAACGATGAGTTTGATTTTTTAATAATAGCAACCATAAACCCTTCAATTTACAATGCTATAAAAATTGAATTGGGATTAATGGGAATCAATAATTCTAAAGTTTTGAAGATCAACACAAACGAAATCGACATTGATACACTTTTAGCTGAAATTGGATTTAATAAAGATTTCGAATTTAAAAAAAATGCTACTATATAA
- the tilS gene encoding tRNA lysidine(34) synthetase TilS, translating into MHTKFKNHITKNLTFLKESKLLIAISGGLDSLVLTHLCHELKLNFALAHCNFNLRGTESDEDENFVIELANRLDLEVFIESFSTEDYAKQNKLSTQMAARELRYNWFFDLAENLNYDYILTAHHADDNLETFLINLTRGTGLNGLTGIPEINDHIIRPLLPFSREELEDYSKENNLKWREDSSNAEDKYLRNKLRHRVIPVLKEVNPELLQNFKKTLENLNDTADIVDESLNAVAKRAIENIDDNQIQFKISEFKKVNNSKAYLYEMFKDYGFTEWKDVVNLLDAQSGKYVLSQTHRLLKDREHLILTKLNYLDENHLERSEELITINESDKKVITLIGILFFDEADAIFGKRTNVIFVDKHKIKYPLKLRKWQKGDVFYPFGMKGKKKLSKYFKDDKLSMIDKEHVWLLISEDKIVWVINRRADERFKVTDKTKDILKIELN; encoded by the coding sequence GTGCATACAAAGTTCAAAAACCATATCACAAAAAACCTGACTTTCTTAAAAGAAAGCAAACTCTTAATCGCTATTTCTGGCGGATTGGATAGTTTGGTGTTAACACATTTATGTCACGAATTAAAACTCAATTTCGCTCTAGCACATTGCAATTTTAATTTACGCGGAACAGAAAGTGACGAGGATGAAAATTTTGTAATTGAATTAGCAAATAGACTAGATTTAGAAGTGTTCATCGAAAGTTTTTCTACGGAAGACTATGCTAAACAAAACAAGCTCTCAACCCAAATGGCAGCTCGGGAATTGCGTTACAATTGGTTTTTTGATCTCGCAGAAAATCTAAACTACGACTACATTTTAACAGCACACCATGCAGACGATAATCTAGAAACATTTTTAATCAATCTCACGAGAGGCACAGGACTAAACGGATTGACAGGAATCCCTGAAATTAACGACCATATAATTAGACCTTTATTACCTTTTTCTCGTGAAGAACTAGAGGATTATTCCAAAGAAAATAACCTAAAATGGCGAGAAGATAGTAGTAATGCAGAAGATAAATACCTTCGGAATAAACTGAGACATCGTGTTATTCCTGTTTTAAAGGAAGTCAATCCAGAGTTACTTCAAAATTTTAAAAAAACGTTGGAAAATTTAAATGACACCGCAGATATTGTGGATGAAAGTTTAAACGCAGTCGCAAAGCGAGCAATAGAAAACATAGACGACAATCAAATACAATTTAAAATTTCCGAATTTAAAAAAGTCAATAATTCTAAGGCATATCTCTATGAAATGTTCAAGGATTATGGGTTTACAGAGTGGAAGGATGTCGTCAATTTATTAGACGCCCAGTCTGGAAAATACGTTTTATCCCAAACCCACAGATTATTAAAAGACAGAGAGCATTTAATCTTAACTAAATTAAATTATCTCGACGAAAATCATTTAGAGCGAAGCGAAGAGTTGATAACAATAAATGAATCGGACAAAAAAGTAATTACACTTATAGGAATCTTATTTTTCGATGAGGCAGATGCCATCTTCGGAAAAAGAACCAATGTCATTTTTGTAGATAAACACAAAATAAAATATCCTTTAAAACTTAGGAAGTGGCAAAAAGGTGATGTGTTTTATCCTTTTGGGATGAAAGGTAAAAAGAAGCTGAGTAAATATTTTAAGGATGATAAATTGTCAATGATAGATAAGGAACATGTGTGGTTGCTCATTTCCGAAGATAAAATTGTTTGGGTCATCAATCGTAGAGCAGACGAGCGTTTTAAAGTGACCGATAAAACAAAAGATATTTTAAAGATTGAACTAAATTAA
- a CDS encoding YifB family Mg chelatase-like AAA ATPase, which produces MLKKVFGSAVFGVEATTITVEVNVDSGIGYHLVGLPDNAIKESNFRIAAALQNNGYKIPGKKIIINMSPADLRKEGSSYDLTLAIGILVATNQIKGDDIDKYLIMGELSLDGNLQPIRGALPIAVKAREEGFKGFILPKQNAKEAAIVDGLEVFGVDNIEQVIKFFDLGEPLEQTIINTREEFYKNLDFPEFDFSDVKGQESIKRCMEIAAAGGHNIILIGPPGAGKTMLAKRLPSILPPMTLHEALETTKIHSVVGRVKEHTGLMAQRPFRSPHHTISNVALVGGGSYPQPGEISLSHNGVLFLDELPEFKREVLEVMRQPLEDREVTISRAKFTVTYPSSFMLVASMNPSPGGYFNDPNAPVTSSPAEMQRYLSKISGPLLDRIDIHIEVTPVPFDKLADERKGETSVEIRKRVTAAREIQTQRFKESDKVHYNAQMNTKFLRQHCKLDDASMQLLKTAMERLNLSARAYDRILKVSRTIADLEAADDINGSHISEAIQYRSMDREGWLG; this is translated from the coding sequence ATGCTCAAAAAAGTTTTTGGAAGCGCTGTATTTGGCGTTGAGGCTACAACGATTACAGTTGAGGTCAATGTCGATAGTGGAATCGGTTATCATCTCGTAGGTCTTCCAGATAACGCGATAAAGGAGAGTAATTTTAGAATTGCTGCTGCACTTCAAAATAACGGTTATAAAATTCCCGGAAAAAAGATTATTATCAACATGTCGCCTGCCGATTTACGTAAAGAAGGGTCGTCTTACGACCTCACGTTGGCCATCGGTATTTTGGTGGCTACAAATCAAATTAAAGGCGACGATATTGATAAATATCTCATCATGGGTGAGTTATCACTCGACGGAAATTTGCAACCTATAAGAGGAGCCCTTCCCATTGCAGTAAAGGCTAGGGAAGAAGGTTTTAAAGGATTTATCCTTCCGAAGCAAAATGCAAAAGAAGCAGCAATCGTTGATGGATTGGAAGTTTTTGGAGTTGACAATATTGAGCAAGTCATCAAATTTTTTGATTTAGGAGAGCCTTTAGAGCAAACTATTATAAATACAAGAGAAGAATTTTATAAGAATCTGGATTTCCCAGAATTCGATTTTAGCGATGTCAAAGGACAGGAAAGTATCAAACGTTGTATGGAAATTGCAGCAGCTGGCGGACATAATATTATTTTGATTGGTCCACCAGGAGCAGGAAAAACGATGCTTGCCAAACGATTGCCAAGTATTTTGCCACCAATGACCTTGCATGAGGCTTTGGAGACGACCAAAATACATTCGGTTGTTGGTCGTGTTAAGGAACATACGGGTTTGATGGCGCAAAGACCGTTTAGGAGTCCGCATCATACGATATCCAATGTGGCACTAGTAGGTGGTGGAAGCTATCCGCAACCAGGAGAAATCTCATTATCCCATAACGGAGTTTTGTTCTTGGATGAACTCCCAGAATTTAAACGCGAAGTTTTAGAAGTGATGCGTCAACCTTTGGAAGACCGTGAAGTCACGATTTCTAGGGCAAAATTTACAGTGACGTATCCATCATCGTTTATGTTGGTGGCGAGTATGAACCCTAGTCCTGGAGGTTATTTTAATGATCCCAATGCACCTGTAACCTCTTCACCTGCGGAAATGCAACGGTACTTGAGTAAAATCTCTGGACCATTATTGGACCGTATTGATATTCATATAGAAGTCACGCCCGTACCTTTTGATAAACTGGCAGATGAACGTAAAGGAGAAACTTCAGTAGAAATAAGAAAACGTGTTACTGCAGCTCGGGAAATTCAAACACAACGTTTTAAAGAATCTGATAAAGTGCATTACAATGCCCAAATGAATACAAAATTTTTAAGACAACACTGTAAATTGGATGATGCGTCGATGCAGCTTTTAAAAACTGCGATGGAGCGTTTAAATTTGTCTGCAAGAGCCTATGATAGAATTTTGAAAGTATCACGAACTATTGCAGATCTTGAAGCAGCAGATGATATTAATGGTTCTCATATTTCCGAAGCTATACAATATAGAAGTATGGATCGTGAGGGTTGGTTGGGGTAA
- the ade gene encoding adenine deaminase, whose amino-acid sequence MILKGQIVDIKNNRIFKGEITISEGKIKSIEEKDHDVDHYILPGFIDAHIHIESSMLVPTEFARIAVNHGTVATISDPHEIANVLGIEGVNFMIENGKQTPFKFNFGAPSCVPATNFESAGAVIDSDGIKQLMANPDIKYLAEMMNYPGVLFDDKEVLKKLEWAKHYNKPIDGHAPGVVGSDITKYINAGISTDHECFTYEEGLEKLQKGMKILIREGSAAKNFEALIDLMPEHYENMMFCSDDKHPDDLIVDHINKLCTRAVAKGIDIFKVLQAACVNPVEHYNLDVGLLQKGDDADCIIVEDLKDFKVLQTYINGELVSDCGNSKLQSVAFENLNNFNTTKKDVSEFRITSESSAETKKIRVIEALEGQLVTNELIKEATIENGNLVSNTKNDILKMTVVNRYNNDQPAMAFIKNFGLKEGAIASSVGHDSHNIIAVGVSDEMICKAVNLIIENKGGICAVNTSEEKIVPLPVAGIMSDQDGETIGKHYAALDKMAKELGSTLTAPYMTLSFMALLVIPSLKLSDKGLFNGKDFKFTSLIVPQE is encoded by the coding sequence TTGATATTAAAAGGCCAAATAGTAGATATAAAAAACAACCGCATTTTCAAAGGCGAAATCACCATTTCCGAAGGGAAAATTAAAAGTATAGAGGAAAAAGATCACGATGTTGATCATTACATCTTGCCTGGATTTATCGATGCGCACATTCATATTGAAAGTTCTATGTTGGTGCCAACAGAATTTGCGAGAATTGCAGTAAATCACGGTACGGTTGCGACCATTTCAGATCCTCATGAAATCGCGAATGTTCTTGGAATTGAAGGTGTCAATTTTATGATAGAAAACGGAAAACAAACACCTTTTAAGTTCAATTTTGGCGCACCCTCCTGTGTGCCTGCAACTAATTTTGAATCTGCAGGAGCAGTTATAGATTCCGACGGAATTAAACAGCTCATGGCAAATCCAGACATTAAATATCTCGCAGAAATGATGAACTATCCAGGCGTTTTATTTGATGATAAAGAGGTGCTCAAAAAACTGGAATGGGCAAAACACTATAATAAACCCATTGATGGTCATGCGCCAGGTGTTGTTGGTAGCGATATTACAAAATACATCAATGCTGGGATTTCTACAGATCACGAATGTTTTACGTACGAAGAGGGTTTAGAAAAACTCCAAAAAGGCATGAAAATTCTCATTAGAGAGGGTAGTGCTGCCAAAAATTTTGAAGCGCTTATAGATTTAATGCCTGAGCATTATGAAAATATGATGTTTTGTAGTGATGACAAGCATCCGGATGATTTAATCGTCGATCACATCAATAAATTGTGCACCAGAGCAGTGGCAAAAGGGATTGACATCTTTAAAGTGTTGCAAGCTGCTTGTGTAAATCCTGTTGAGCATTACAATCTCGATGTTGGATTATTGCAAAAAGGTGATGATGCCGATTGTATTATCGTTGAAGATTTAAAAGATTTTAAAGTACTTCAAACTTACATTAATGGTGAGTTGGTGAGTGACTGCGGAAATTCTAAACTTCAATCCGTTGCTTTTGAAAATTTAAATAATTTCAATACCACAAAAAAAGACGTTTCAGAATTTAGAATCACTTCGGAAAGTTCTGCGGAAACAAAAAAAATCAGAGTGATTGAAGCGCTTGAAGGTCAATTAGTAACCAATGAACTCATCAAAGAAGCAACGATAGAAAACGGAAATTTAGTATCTAACACTAAAAACGATATTCTAAAAATGACTGTTGTTAATCGCTATAATAATGATCAACCTGCAATGGCATTTATTAAAAATTTTGGCTTAAAAGAAGGTGCCATAGCGTCTTCCGTAGGTCATGATTCCCATAATATTATTGCGGTAGGCGTTAGTGACGAGATGATTTGCAAAGCAGTAAATCTCATCATTGAAAACAAAGGAGGGATTTGTGCGGTCAATACTTCCGAAGAAAAAATAGTTCCGTTACCCGTTGCAGGTATAATGAGCGATCAAGATGGAGAAACCATTGGTAAACACTATGCAGCACTTGACAAAATGGCCAAAGAATTGGGCAGTACATTAACTGCACCATACATGACGTTGTCTTTTATGGCGTTGTTGGTAATTCCTTCATTAAAACTAAGCGACAAAGGGTTGTTTAACGGAAAAGATTTTAAATTTACATCTTTGATAGTACCGCAAGAGTAA